One window of the Marmota flaviventris isolate mMarFla1 chromosome 2, mMarFla1.hap1, whole genome shotgun sequence genome contains the following:
- the Dio3 gene encoding thyroxine 5-deiodinase yields the protein MPRQAASRLVVGEGEGPPGASGPTATMLRSLLLHSLRLCAQTASCLVLFPRFLGTAFMLWLLDFLCIRKHFLGRRRQPEPEVELNSEGEEVPPDDPPICVSDDNRLCTLASLKAVWHGQKLDFFKQAHEGGPAPNSEVVLPEGFRSQRILDYAQGNRPLVLNFGSCTUPPFMARMSAFQRLVTKYQRDVDFLIIYIEEAHPSDGWITTDSPYIIPQHRSLEDRVSAARVLQQGAPGCALVLDTMANSSSSAYGAYFERLYVIQSGTIMYQGGRGPDGYQVSELRTWLERYDEQLHGTRPRRL from the coding sequence ATGCCTCGCCAGGCCGCCTCGCGGTTGGTGGTCGGAGAAGGCGAGGGGCCCCCGGGGGCCTCGGGGCCCACGGCCACCATGCTCCGCTCCCTGCTGCTTCACTCCCTGAGGCTCTGTGCCCAGACCGCCTCGTGCCTCGTGCTCTTCCCGCGCTTCCTAGGCACGGCCTTCATGCTCTGGCTCCTCGACTTCCTGTGCATCCGCAAGCATTTCCTGGGCCGCCGCCGCCAGCCCGAACCCGAAGTGGAGCTCAATAGTGAGGGCGAGGAGGTGCCCCCCGACGACCCACCCATCTGCGTGTCCGACGACAACCGCCTGTGCACCCTGGCGTCGCTCAAGGCCGTGTGGCATGGCCAGAAGTTGGATTTCTTCAAGCAGGCACACGAGGGCGGACCAGCGCCCAACTCCGAGGTGGTCCTGCCTGAGGGCTTCCGGAGCCAGCGCATCCTAGACTATGCCCAAGGGAACCGCCCACTGGTGCTCAATTTCGGCAGCTGCACCTGACCACCGTTCATGGCGCGCATGAGCGCCTTCCAGCGTCTGGTCACCAAGTACCAGCGCGACGTCGACTTCCTCATCATCTACATTGAGGAAGCACATCCTTCCGACGGCTGGATCACCACAGACTCCCCCTACATCATTCCCCAACACCGGAGCCTGGAGGACCGGGTCAGCGCAGCAAGGGTGCTGCAGCAAGGTGCGCCAGGCTGCGCACTGGTCCTGGACACCATGGCCAATTCCAGCAGCTCGGCATACGGCGCCTACTTCGAGCGCCTCTACGTCATCCAGAGTGGTACCATCATGTACCAGGGAGGCCGTGGCCCAGATGGCTACCAGGTCTCAGAGCTGCGCACTTGGCTGGAGCGCTATGATGAGCAGTTGCACGGCACTCGGCCCCGTCGGTTGTAA